One Kwoniella pini CBS 10737 chromosome 10, complete sequence genomic region harbors:
- a CDS encoding mitochondrial 54S ribosomal protein bL21m, with protein sequence MSRPSITSAFARLSLSRGLQTTAPLPPPTTSLPPSSSEASSSSSTSETSTSSSISHLPPILPNSSNEIKKPKNTKEALKLISSQSTNSFGRYLITRLYSRNYLLHSKDILTLPQLKKPFLPIGTQLNLTKILEIGSRDFSLKSNSSFASNLKKSMNWKEKTLINFENLPLNLVNCKLTIIEHTKSPLERILKKKRRKGYKKTIEHKQGYTRLRVGDIIINDIEKDI encoded by the exons ATGAGTCGGCCAAGTATAACGTCTG CTTTCGCAAGACTATCCCTTTCAAGGGGTTTACAAACTACAGCACCATTACCACCTCCAACTACATCATTaccaccatcatcatctgaagcatcatcatcttcatcaacatctgaaacttcaacttcatcttcaatatcacaTTTACCAccaattttacctaattcatctaatgaaattaaaaaaccaaaaaatacaaaagaagcattaaaattaatttcatcacaatcaacaaattcatttgGACGTTATTTAATTACAAGATTATATTCTagaaattatttattacattcaaaagatatttTAACTTTACCACAATTAAAAAAACCTTTTTTACCAATTGGTAcacaattaaatttaacaaaaattttagaaattgGTTCAAGagatttttctttaaaatctaattcttcttttgcatcaaatttaaaaaaatcaatgaattggaaagaaaaaactttaattaattttgaaaatttacctttaaatttagtaaattgtaaattaaCTATAATTGAACATACAAAATCTCCTTTAGAAAgaattttaaaaaagaaaagaagaaaaggttaTAAGAAAACTATTGAACATAAACAAGGTTATACTAGATTAAGAGTTGGTGATATTAttataaatgatattgagaAAGATATATGA
- a CDS encoding N-acetyl-gamma-glutamyl-phosphate reductase encodes MLRRCSNIPRSALNLSRPSIRAFSKPSAPVAASTHLSTKENVLFELDVKKVGNEIRKRGLTGALGGQREGGMDRDTIIRLLYSLGSRHEVERYLRIFTQSSKDASAGGVLPEAKFAVLKIGGAILSNELEDLALSLSFLNRLGLFPVVLHGAGPQLNDILEAEGIVPDYEDGIRITDPKTLSIARRVFLQENLKLTTALERLGTRARPIPTGVFTADYLDKAKYGLVGKITRVDKAPIEAAIRAGCLPILTSLAENAEGQILNVNADVAAGELARVLEPMKIVYLNEKGGLYHGVSGKKISTINLDEEYDSLMKESWVKFGTKLKIREIKELLDTLPRTSSVAIISTDMLQKELFTDAGAGTLIRRGHKLYKQPGVEAVGSTQLRQVFSERDPEVISGKRSVAEIFSDLKTSPSTIYGDEPFDVVAVVSHPEGETPVMTKFLPSSNGILNKIADNVFDVIKKDHKRLFWTAKADDENRAWHFERADGSFTRAGRSLFWYGVADVKEVEKIIEGFEQSGRIERVFLPVGPSIPPHRMTPGQTRAFSTSARPTLRASSVNSTRGYATATDVPRKKVALIGARGYTGQNLISLIDNHPHLDLTHVSSRELAGLPLKEYKKSNVSYSNLSLQDVGKMAESNEVDAWVMALPNGICKPFVDAIDAAAQKGGKGVIVDLSADYRFEKDWTYGLPELYGREESKKSSRISNPGCYATNTQLLLAPLMEHLDPQSMPSVFGISGFSGAGTKSGEKDSEGRPKTVPKISAEDLGLSIRPYTLTDHIHERESANHLSKLLLKSSSSSSSSSIKENNDFKLAFIPNVAPWFSGIISILNAPLNKTFRASEIFELYQEKYLNEKLITLGKTVPDVRDVEGKHGWRMGGIQVHSSGKRVVVVGALDNLLKGAATQCLQNLNNALGYDELAGIPLDKL; translated from the exons ATGCTAAGACGGTGTTCTAACATTCCTCGTTCCGCACTCAACCTATCCCGACCTTCTATCCGAGCATTCTCTAAACCTTCCGCTCCGGTAGCTGCTTCTACCCACTTATCGACCAAAGAGAATGTACTTTTCGAACTTGACGTGAAGAAAGTAGGAAATGAAATCAGAAAGAGAGGTTTGACTGGTGCTCTTGGTGGACAAAGGGAAGGTGGTATGGACCGA GATACAATCATTAGACTTTTGTATTCCCTTGGTTCCCGTCATGAAGTAGAACGATACCTTCGAATTTTCactcaatcatcaaaagacGCTTCAGCTGGTGGTGTACTACCAGAGGCCAAATTCGCTGTCCTCAA AATCGGAGGTGCCATTCTTAGTAACGAGCTTGAAGACCTTGCTCTCTCCCTGTCCTTCTTGAACAGACTTGGCCTCTTCCCCGTGGTACTGCATGGAGCTGGACCTCAACT TAATGACATCCTCGAAGCCGAGGGTATCGTGCCAGACTACGAAGATGGTATTAGAATCACAG ATCCCAAGACCCTCTCCATTGCTCGACGAGTATTCCTTCAAGAAAATCTCAAACTCACCACCGCCCTTGAACGACTCGGTACCCGTGCTCGACCAATCCCAACCGGTGTCTTCACCGCTGACTACCTTGACAAAGCCAAATATGGACTTGTAGGAAAGATCACCAGGGTAGACAAGGCTCCTATCGAAGCTGCTATTCGAGCTGGATGTTTACCCATCCTCACTTCCCTTGCTGAGAACGCCGAAGGTCAAATACTGAATGTTAATGCGGATGTGGCTGCTGGAGAATTGGCGCGAGTACTCGAA CCCATGAAGATCGTCTACCTTAACGAAAAAGGTGGTCTCTATCACGGTGTGTCCGGAAAGAAGATCTCCACTATCAATCTCGACGAGGAGTACGACTCACTCATGAAAGAGTCTTGGGTTAAATTCGGTACCAAATTGAAGATCcgagaaatcaaagaaCTTCTTGACACCTTGCCCAGAACCTCCTCCGTCGCTATCATCTCCACCGATATGCTTCAAAAAGAACTTTTCACCGATGCCGGTGCAGGTACATTGATCAGACGAGGTCACAAATTATACAAACAACCTGGTGTAGAAGCTGTTGGATCTACTCAACTTCGTCAAGTTTTCTCTGAACGAGATCCCGAAGTCATTTCTGGTAAAAGATCTGTCGCTGAAATTTTCTCTGACCTCAAAACCTCCCCTTCGACCATCTACGGTGATGAACCTTTCGACGTCGTTGCCGTTGTATCCCATCCCGAAGGTGAAACTCCCGTTATGACCAAGTTCCTCCCTTCATCAAACGGTATACTCAACAAAATCGCCGACAACGTCTTTGACGTGATCAAGAAAGACCACAAGCGACTCTTCTGGACCGCCAAAGCCGATGATGAGAACCGGGCTTGGCACTTCGAGCGAGCTGATGGAAGCTTTACCCGAGCAGGAAGAAGCTTATTCTGGTACGGTGTCGCCGATGTCAAAGAGGTTGAGAAGATCATTGAAGGTTTTGAACAAAGCGGTAGAATCGAAAGAGTTTTCTTACCTGTTGGACCATCTATACCACCCCACCGAATGACTCCCGGTCAAACCCgagctttttcaacttccgCGAGACCAACTCTTAGGGCCTCATCTGTTAATTCCACCCGAGGATACGCTACTGCTACCGATGTACCAAGGAAGAAGGTCGCTTTGATCGGTGCTAGAGGATACACAGGCCAAAACCTCATTTCACTCATTGATAACCATCCTCATCTTGATCTCACCCATGTCTCTTCAAGAGAACTTGCTGGACTCCCATTGAAGGAATACAAGAAATCCAACGTATCTTACTCCAACCTTTCCTTGCAAGACGTGGGCAAAATGGCCGAGTCAAACGAAGTTGACGCTTGGGTTATGGCTTTACCAAATGGAATTTGTAAACCATTCGTAGATGCTATTGATGCTGCCGCTCaaaaaggtggaaaaggaGTTATTGTGGATTTAAGTGCAGACTATAGATTTGAGAAAGATTGGACATATGGTTTGCCTG aATTATACGGTAGAGAAGAATCTAAAAAGTCTAGTAGAATATCAAATCCAGGATGTTACGCTACCAATactcaacttcttcttgctcCTTTAATGGAACATCTTGATCCTCAATCGATGCCAAGTGTATTTGGAATTTCAGGTTTTTCAGGTGCAGGTACTAAATCAGGTGAAAAAGATTCTGAAGGTAGACCAAAAACTGTACCTAAAATT TCAGCAGAAGATCttggattatcaattaGACCATATACATTAACAGATCATATTCATGAAAGAGAATCTGcaaatcatttatcaaaacttttattaaaatcatcatcatcatcatcatcatcatcaataaaagaaaataatgattttaaattgGCTTTTATACCAAATGTTGCACCTTGGTTTTCTGGtattatttcaattttaaatgcACCATTAAATAAAACTTTTAGAGCTTCAgaaatatttgaattatatcaagaaaaatatttaaatgaaaaattaattacTTTAGGTAAAACTGTTCCTGATGTAAGAGATGTAGAAGGTAAACATGGTTGGAGAATGGGTGGTATACAAGTTCATAGTTCTGGTAAAAgagttgttgttgtt gGAGCACTTGA